Within Burkholderia diffusa, the genomic segment GCCGCCACCCCGCGCGGCGTCGGCGTGATGTGCGATTTCTACGCAGCCCGCGCCGAGAACGCGGAACTGTGGGATGTCGAAGGCCGCCGCTTCATCGATTTCGCCGCCGGCATCGCGGTGCTGAACACGGGTCACCGCCACCCGAAGATCGTCAAGGCGATCGCGGATCAGCTGAACAGCTTCACGCACACCGCTTACCAGATCGTCCCGTACGCGTCGTACGTCGAGCTGGCCGAAAAGATCAACGAACGCGCGCCGGGCGACTTCCCGAAGAAGACGGCGTTCTTCACGACCGGCGCCGAAGCCGTCGAAAACGCGATCAAGATCGCACGCGCGGCAACCGGCCGTCCGGGCGTCATCGCGTTCTCGGGCGGCTTCCACGGCCGCACGATGATGGGCATGGCGCTGACCGGCAAGGTCGCCCCGTACAAGCTGAACTTCGGCCCGTTCCCGGGCGACGTGTTCCACGCCCCGTACCCGAACGCGCTGCACGGCGTGACGACGGCCGACTCGATCAAGGCCATCGAAATGCTGTTCAAGGCCGACATCGATCCGAAGCGCGTCGCGGCGATCATTTTCGAACCGGTCCAGGGCGAAGGCGGCTTCAATCCGGCGCCGGCCGAATTCGTGCGCGCGCTGCGCAAGATCTGTAACGAGCACGGCATCCTGCTGATCGCCGACGAAGTGCAGACGGGCTTCGCGCGTACCGGCAAGCTGTTCGCGATGCAGCACTACGATGTGCTCGCCGACCTGATCACGATGGCGAAGAGCCTCGCGGGCGGCATGCCGCTGTCGGGCGTCGTCGGCCGTGCGGACGTGATGGACGCGGCAGCCCCCGGCGGCCTCGGCGGCACGTACGCGGGCAACCCGCTGGCCGTCGCGTCGGCGCACGCGGTGCTCGAGATCATCGACGAAGAAAAGCTGTGCGAACGCGCGACGCAACTCGGCGACGTGCTGAAGGCGAAGCTGAATTCGCTGCAGGCCGACGTGCCGCAGATCGCCGACGTGCGCGGCCCGGGCGCGATGATCGCGGTCGAGTTCCTGAAGCCGGGTTCGGGCGAGCCGGACGCGGAATTCACGAAGCGCGTGCAGGCGCGTGCGCTCGAGCGCGGGCTGCTGCTGCTCGTGTGCGGCGTGTACTCGAACGTCGTGCGCTTCCTGTTCCCGCTGACGATCCCGCAGGCCGTGTTCGACGAAGCGCTCGTGATCCTCGAGGAAGTGCTGAAGGAAACGGTCGGCGTGCCGGCCTGAGTTCCCGTCCGCTTCAACTGAATGTGCCGCCGCCGTCGTAAAGACGGCGGCGGCCGTTTTCACCCGTCCTTACCGTCCTTTTCAAAGCAGGCGATGCATATGAGCACTGTTCAGGAAACCCTGGCACTGAAAGACC encodes:
- a CDS encoding 4-aminobutyrate--2-oxoglutarate transaminase; the protein is MTVKNADLQARKNAATPRGVGVMCDFYAARAENAELWDVEGRRFIDFAAGIAVLNTGHRHPKIVKAIADQLNSFTHTAYQIVPYASYVELAEKINERAPGDFPKKTAFFTTGAEAVENAIKIARAATGRPGVIAFSGGFHGRTMMGMALTGKVAPYKLNFGPFPGDVFHAPYPNALHGVTTADSIKAIEMLFKADIDPKRVAAIIFEPVQGEGGFNPAPAEFVRALRKICNEHGILLIADEVQTGFARTGKLFAMQHYDVLADLITMAKSLAGGMPLSGVVGRADVMDAAAPGGLGGTYAGNPLAVASAHAVLEIIDEEKLCERATQLGDVLKAKLNSLQADVPQIADVRGPGAMIAVEFLKPGSGEPDAEFTKRVQARALERGLLLLVCGVYSNVVRFLFPLTIPQAVFDEALVILEEVLKETVGVPA